The Conger conger chromosome 15, fConCon1.1, whole genome shotgun sequence genome contains a region encoding:
- the LOC133111912 gene encoding trichohyalin-like, producing MAQPRVNGEGSRTPSSDGRGSELGWPSLAHSLRQPFRASSPLTLSHLDMWDMKSPFRAQSPVWSSKEVMSGAGIFSTHKASSPGSDSETSLRPGPGMRRWQSLSRLGPEGAPRSLSPSPGADLRAALMESGARRAELVQRLREAQERLDSQTELLKARDTQLQHSHTSTQLLELRQKQLADAVSALEQEKETAELCRFEESRRRGELQDKVLQLELDMLKMRSSLEKRACSQPTLHQALAPLGSATYSSPLRKTMPTTQEDFSKQRRRQVERELREARDALRETQERLQSQEEEREQALQDLCSAKENQWTVKSQVEEAKERLSGSMRAQSELQDQLSEARNHLGQASLERDLLSSKVLRMEDSLEDVKIRLSAAMADKDRIMQEKAELHQRVQSLELQLERAQYGREGFTDQVCELHRELVDAKAQVNRQEQEKVHMKEELLSLTESHKAVSTELRETRQRLEAVSGKLQELEGEKVIHTNQIVALETERSQLIGEKEELEMESVAQRSSQEEVTEFRESQNSLLLENQELQSKCQILEAGILVKEAALRQKEAELQQREVDRAQVEADMAEKVEEQRSVGSHWKERWQEVTTALRTTQDQLEEASRQHSAETSQLEAGILVKEAELQQKEAELQQKQAELQQREEDMAEKVEEQRSLGSHWKERWQEVTTALRTTQDQLEEASRQHSAEMSRLRQETAELAQELEKLQREAQSSREQMQTVLQQKAEMEEELNRVKKEEGTLVKVELDAGRQQLDLEKSRSQALLQQLSSPEVDGELGQMRAELQKVWDMLRERDTELEEHQQELQSARGQVSQQSSEVQRLEQQLTDMDEELEKKDQALRSAERLRDAERTETQITISLLEMKLAELMELGVTETDRKQGPECSRCSGPATSQTDSLQAELEEMRNRNAQLQQERDKVVQTLQQLQQRKTERVLPENKKEIRPENLDHDKQRRLVTEQLKSLFKEREQLGRAYHKSAATQRGSQSLQDWTAESKVVKNAVDMLADQKRREQELQKDRNSLPGATQRDVPNEQQGAPDIPELQGMQEQMSKLKDELQKNRNSRPGATQRDVPNEQQGAPDISALQGMQEQMVKLKDELQSKTDRVSMSAMSVEICNLRERNENLLTAKLRVQQQIQGLRGTVPPGERKEQGGPQLSAEGKRKLETSFNPADGTYLAKPVTVVGSEEEDGDKKEEEVKAALVGEAEESSPQDPGPSCDCLPSPVPPTGTSTPRLHADSPNNLSLQAPSPDLSLISPRSWGGSQECLFSPRPYRSRATRSFPPAESLNSASSSPRIELECKRQ from the exons ATGGCCCAGCCGAGGGTTAACGGCGAGGGCAGCCGGACTCCGAGCAGCGATGGCCGGGGGTCTGAATTGGGCTGGCCGTCCCTTGCCCACAGCCTCAGACAGCCATTCAGAGCGTCCAGcccactcactctgtctcacctGGACATGTGGGACATGAAGTCCCCTTTCAGAGCTCAg TCCCCAGTATGGAGCAGCAAGGAAGTTATGTCTGGGGCCGGAATCTTCTCTACACACAAGGCCAG TTCCCCCGGTAGCGACTCTGAGACCAGCCTCAGGCCCGGCCCAGGAATGAGACGGTGGCAGTCCCTGTCGCGCCTGGGCCCCGAGGGCGCCCCGCGGTCCCTGTCCCCCTCCCCGGGGGCCGATCTCCGAGCGGCTCTGATGGAGAGCGGGGCGAGGAGGGCGGAGCTGGTGCAGAGGCTTCGGGAGGCCCAGGAGAGgctggacagccagacggagctGCTGAAGGCCAGGGACACGCAGCTGCAGCACAGCCACACCAGCACACAGCTGCTGGAGCTCAGGCAGAAG CAGCTGGCAGATGCCGTGAGCGCTCTGGAACAGGAGAAGGAGACGGCCGAGCTGTGCCGATTTGAGGAGAGCCGTCGCCGCGGTGAACTGCAGGACAA GGTCCTGCAGCTGGAGCTGGACATGCTGAAGATGAGATCTTCCCTGGAGAAGAGGGCCTGTTCTCAGCCAACGCTCCATCAGGCCCTCGCCCCACTCGGTAGCGCCACCTACAGTTCCCCTCTTCGTAAAACAATGCCCACCACTCAGGAAGACTTCAGCAAGCAG AGGAGGCGCcaggtggagagggagctgAGGGAGGCCAGAGACGCCCTGAGAGAAACACAGGAGAGACTCCAGtctcaggaggaggagagagagcaggctcTCCAGGATCTCTGCTCAGCCAAAGAG AATCAGTGGACGGTGAAGAGCCAGGTGGAGGAGGCCAAGGAGAGGCTGAGTGGCTCTATGCGAGCGCAGAGCGAGCTGCAGGACCAGCTGAGTGAAGCCCGCAACCACCTGGGACAGGCAAGCCTg GAGAGAGATCTGCTGTCCTCCAAAGTGCTGAGGATGGAGGACAGCCTGGAGGATGTGAAGATCAGGCTGTCTGCAGCGATGGCTGATAAAGACCGCATCATGCAG GAGAAGGCAGAGCTACACCAGCGTGTTCAGAGCCTGGAGCTGCAGTTGGAGAGGGCCCAGTACGGGCGAGAGGGCTTCACTGAccaggtgtgtgagctgcacAGGGAGCTGGTGGACGCCAAGGCCCAGGTTAAccggcaggagcaggagaaggTCCACATGAAGGAagagctgctctctctgacAGAG TCACACAAGGCAGTGTCGACAGAGTTAAGGGAGACCAGACAGAGGCTGGAGGCAGTGTCGGGGAAGCTACAGGAACTGGAGGGCGAGAAGGTGATTCACACCAATCAGATAGTGGCACTGGAGACCGAACGCTCGCAGCTGATtggagagaaggaggagctggagatggAGAGCGTAGCACAGCGGAGCAGCCAGGAGGAAGTGACAGAGTTCAG AgaatcccagaattccctgcTGCTGGAGAACCAGGAGCTGCAAAGTAAGTGCCAGATACTGGAGGCAGGGATTCTTGTGAAGGAGGCAGCGCTCCGGCAGAAGGAAGCAGAGCTCCAGCAGAGGGAGGTGGATCGTGCGCAGGTAGAAGCGGATATGGCGGAGAAGgtggaggagcagaggagcGTGGGGTCACACTGGAAGGAGAGGTGGCAGGAGGTGACGACGGCACTGAGGACCACCCAAGACCAGCTGGAGGAGGCTAGCCGGCAGCACTCAGCAGAAACG TCCCAGCTAGAGGCAGGGATTCTCGTGAAGGAGGCAGAGCTCCAGCAGAAGGAAGCAGAGCTCCAGCAGAAGCAGGCAGAGCTCCAGCAAAGGGAGGAGGATATGGCGGAGAAGGTGGAGGAACAGAGGAGCTTGGGGTCACACTGGAAGGAGAGGTGGCAGGAGGTGACGACGGCACTGAGGACCACCCAAGACCAGCTGGAGGAGGCTAGCCGGCAGCACTCGGCAGAAATG TCCCGGCTGAGACAGGAGACAGCAGAACTGgcccaggagctggagaagcttCAGAGGGAGGCCCAAAGCAGCCG GGAGCAGATGCAGACCGTGCTGCAGCAGAAGGCAGAAATGGAAGAGGAGCTCAATAGAGTCAAG aaggaGGAAGGCACTCTGGTGAAAGTGGAGCTGGATGCCGGCAGGCAGCAGCTGGACCTGGAGAAGAGCAGGAGCCAGGCTTTACTGCAGCAGCTGAGCAGCCCT GAAGTGGATGGGGAGCTGGGGCAGATGAGGGCGGAGCTCCAGAAGGTGTGGGACATGTTGCGTGAGCGGGACACTGAGCTGGAGGAGCATCAGCAGGAGCTGCAGTCTGCACGCGGGCAG GTGTCGCAGCAAAGCAGCGAGGTGCAGAGGCTGGAGCAGCAGCTGACGGATATGGATGAAGAGCTGGAGAAGAA GGACCAAGCTCTGAGGAGTGCTGAGAGGCTGCGAGACGCAGAGCGGACCGAGACACAGATCACCATCTCCTTACTGGAGATGAAG CTGGCAGAACTGATGGAGCTGGGAgttacagagacagacaggaaaCAAGGTCCAGAGTGTAGCAGATGCTCTGGCCCTGCGACGTCACAAACAGACTCCCTGCAAGCTGAGTTGGAGG AGATGAGGAACAGGAATGCGCAgctgcagcaggagagagacaagGTTGTGCAGACTctacagcagctgcagcag CGGAAAACAGAGAGAGTGCTTCCTGAGAACAAGAAGGAGATTCGTCCGGAAAACCTGGACCACGACAAGCAGAGGAGGCTGGTCACCGAGCAG CTGAAGAGTCTGTtcaaggagagagagcagctcggCCGGGCGTACCACAAATCAGCGGCCACGCAAAGGGGGTCGCAATCGCTGCAGGACTGGACGGCAGAGTCAAAGGTCGTAAAG AATGCCGTGGACATGCTAGCCGACCAGAAGAGGAGGGAACAAGAGCTCCAGAAGGACAGGAACAGTCTGCCAGGGGCAACACAGAGGGATGTGCCCAAtgaacagcagggggcgccagatATACCAGAGCTTCAGGGCATGCAAGAGCAAATGTCGAAGCTCAAAGATGAGCTCCAGAAGAACAGGAACAGTCGGCCAGGGGCAACACAGAGGGATGTGCCCAACgaacagcagggggcgccagatATATCAGCGCTTCAGGGGATGCAGGAGCAAATGGTCAAGCTTAAAGATGAGCTCCAGAGCAAGACTGACAGGGTGAGT ATGTCAGCAATGAGTGTGGAAATCTGcaatctgagagagagaaatgagaatCTCCTGACAG CCAAGCTCAGAGTCCAGCAGCAGATACAGGGGCTGAGAGGGACAGTGCCaccaggagagaggaaggagcagGGAGGTCCCCAGCTGTCTGCAGAGGGCAAGAGGAAGCTGGAGACCTCCTTCAACCCTGCAGATGGGACATATCTGGCCAAACCGGTGACTGTTGTGGGctctgaggaagaggatggTGACAAGAAGGAAGAAGAGGTGAAGGCGGCACTGGTTGGGGAAGCTGAGGAGAGCAGCCCGCAGGACCCCGGGCCTTCGTGTGATTGCCTCCCTTCCCCCGTCCCCCCTACCGGCACATCCACGCCCCGGCTCCATGCCGACTCCCCCAACAACCTCAGCCTCCAGGCCCCCTCACCCGACCTGTCCCTCATCTCTCCCCGCAGCTGGGGAGGGTCCCAGGAATGCCTGTTCTCCCCACGGCCTTACCGCTCACGGGCCACCAGAAGCTTCCCCCCTGCGGAGAGCCTCAACAGTGCCTCCTCTTCTCCCAGGATAGAGCTGGAATGTAAGAGGCAgtga
- the LOC133111913 gene encoding synaptotagmin 1-like translates to MPYQEEECPVQPLWQSVLLFCWKGMIEGIIILLFIWLLVQVLFTKHQEVHLQLLLGVGLALFCLSLILGCILCCWRRRATLPPDKEAAISPPPTPPSQSSSPSGGTTPAEQQYEELDGDTLDQPSSLSCSTPSEGDSADLPFAPRFRAASELNERPKSFFPLRRFGTSVASLSSSAAACGRTSLSSLPRWGLLSIKRRVLERRCTVTGDDLLHGERSRLTSPTLSTPSTDSVFPPPALLEEPYVRHYGSGCGGRQPAPQLHFSLHFSSARGTLTVDVLSVSSTPQVSPGGVSVHASLPPLCPAPRNLSIRQCSLSQEFQSQSFTLPVGSLEDLHRCTLQMAVFAQDCSGLKEEPLGELELLCSELDWEPNHTIPYSKELSSSTSRFIMSLSSPDPPAPRLWAGSQRDVGELFILLQYQAIAHRIKVIVQKAVNLARLTQMTGVQDHYVAITLRHEGTVIGRKETERAGGHIAVWNTPFLFDLPPGDITQLPLVLEFIVMQGQVYVTSCELGRVVIGSVAPEAGQAHWRDMCNRGQVETAHWHAIEPHSP, encoded by the exons ATGCCCTACCAGGAGGAGGAGTGCCCTGTCCAGCCGCTGTGGCAGTCGGTACTCCTGTTCTGCTGGAAGGGGATGATCGAGGGCATCATCATCCTACTTTTCATCTGGCTGCTGGTGCAGGTCCTGTTCACCAAACACCAGGAAG TTCACCTACAGCTCCTGCTTGGAGTAGGTCTGGCTCTCTTCTGCTTGAGCCTGATTCTGGGCTGCATTCTGTGCTGCTGGAGGCGGAGGGCAACTCTGCCCCCAGACAAGGAGGCGGCCATTTCTCCCCCTCCCACGCCCCCATCCCAGAGTTCCTCCCCCTCCGGTGGCACCACGCCGGCGGAGCAGCAGTACGAGGAGCTGGACGGGGACACCCTGGACCAGCCCTCCTCGCTGAGCTGCTCCACGCCGTCCGAGGGCGACTCCGCCGACCTGCCCTTCGCCCCCCGCTTCCGCGCGGCCTCGGAGCTGAACGAGCGGCCCAAGTCCTTCTTCCCCCTGCGGCGGTTCGGCACGTCCGTGGCCTCGCTCTCGTCCTCCGCCGCCGCCTGCGGCcgcacctccctctcctccctgccccgGTGgggcctgctctccatcaaacGGCGGGTGCTGGAGCGCCGCTGCACTGTGACGGGCGATGACCTACTGCACGGCGAGCGCAGCAGGCTGACCAGCCCGACCCTCAGCACCCCCTCCACCGATTCCGTGTTCCCGCCACCGGCTCTGTTGGAGGAGCCCTACGTCCGCCATTACGGCTCCGGCTGCGGCGGTCGCCAGCCGGCCCCTCAGCTGCACTTCTCCCTGCACTTCTCCTCGGCCCGGGGCACTCTGACGGTCGACGTCCTGTCCGTATCGAGCACTCCTCAGGTCAGCCCGGGAGGGGTCTCTGTGCATGCCAGcctgccccctctctgccccgcCCCAAGGAATTTATCGATTCGGCAATGCAGCCTTAGCCAGGAGTTTCAGAGCCAGAGCTTCACGCTGCCGGTGGGCTCGCTGGAAGACCTCCACAGATGCACGCTGCAAATGGCCGTCTTCGCCCAAGACTGTTCTGGCCTAAAGGAGGAGCCACTGGGGGAATTAGAGCTTCTGTGTTCGGAATTGGACTGGGAGCCTAACCACACCATCCCCTACAGCAAGGAGCTAAGCTCATCTACGTCCAGGTTCATAATG AGTTTGAGTTCCCCAGACCCACCAGCTCCAAGGCTATGGGCTGGCTCTCAGAGGGATGTTGGCGAGCTCTTTATCCTGCTGCAGTATCAGGCCATCGCCCATCGCATTAAGGTCATCGTCCAGAAGGCAGTGAATTTGGCCAGGCTGACCCAAATGACGGGGGTACAAG ATCACTATGTGGCAATCACCCTCCGTCACGAGGGCACGGTGATTGGCAGGAAAGAGACTGAAAGGGCGGGCGGGCACATTGCAGTGTGGAACACTCCCTTCCTCTTTGACCTGCCTCCTGGTGACATCACCCAGCTGCCCCTTGTGCTGGAGTTTATAGTTATGCAG GGGCAGGTGTATGTGACGAGCTGTGAGCTGGGCCGTGTTGTCATTGGCAGTGTTGCCCCAGAGGCAGGGCAGGCTCACTGGAGGGACATGTGTAACAGGGGGCAGGTGGAGACGGCACACTGGCATGCTATCGAGCCTCATTCACCATAG